Proteins encoded together in one Streptomyces umbrinus window:
- a CDS encoding peptidoglycan-binding domain-containing protein — protein sequence MTAALAAASLLVAAPAEASPGACYITSYDNPLIPGSGHYLVPEYNLSYGMNDFCVTSWQRQINRRYGQVLTVDGIFGPRTRDWTTRIQGSQQYSWCAGGVDGIAGPKTISCFEHVNGYTEWG from the coding sequence ATGACGGCCGCACTGGCCGCCGCCTCGCTACTCGTCGCCGCTCCGGCCGAAGCCTCTCCCGGCGCGTGCTACATCACGAGCTACGACAATCCACTCATCCCCGGGAGTGGGCACTACCTGGTGCCTGAGTACAACCTCTCGTACGGCATGAACGACTTCTGCGTGACGTCGTGGCAGAGGCAGATCAACCGCCGCTATGGCCAGGTGCTCACTGTCGACGGCATCTTCGGTCCCCGCACCAGGGACTGGACCACGCGAATCCAGGGCTCCCAGCAGTACTCCTGGTGCGCGGGAGGCGTGGACGGAATAGCGGGGCCCAAGACGATCAGCTGCTTCGAGCATGTGAACGGCTATACCGAGTGGGGGTAG
- a CDS encoding helix-turn-helix transcriptional regulator: protein MEDPGNPSDGNELGGFLRARRAALDPHSFGLPDDGRLRRVPGLRREELAQLAHVSVDYVVRLEQGRTRRVSRPVLDALADALRLAPDERSYLFTLADLSPSARPRPSGRPEVAPRLRSLLEGMHDVPAMVLHRRMDVLAWNRGAAALLTDFGTLPPAERNLIRLTFLDDSFRALYADWARAARECVAVLRMEAGCRPDDRTLTALVGELSVHDADFRTWWAGHQVRGPRQLTKTYHHPVAGTVTLDVQQFSVDTHPDQLLVAYTASDSASQEALRFLLQWTPTDPPSVPPRRTTTSQ, encoded by the coding sequence CTCGACCCGCACAGCTTCGGTCTGCCGGACGACGGACGCCTGCGCCGCGTTCCGGGGCTGCGCCGGGAGGAGCTGGCCCAGCTCGCGCATGTGAGCGTGGACTACGTCGTCAGGCTGGAACAGGGCCGCACGCGCCGCGTCTCCCGCCCGGTCCTGGACGCGCTCGCCGACGCGCTGCGGCTCGCCCCGGACGAACGCTCCTACCTGTTCACCCTGGCCGATCTGAGCCCCAGCGCCCGGCCACGGCCCTCGGGCAGGCCGGAGGTCGCCCCACGGCTGCGGAGCCTGCTGGAGGGCATGCACGACGTTCCCGCGATGGTGCTGCATCGGCGTATGGACGTGCTGGCCTGGAACCGGGGAGCGGCCGCCCTGCTGACCGACTTCGGCACGCTGCCGCCGGCCGAGCGCAACCTGATCCGGCTGACCTTCCTCGACGACTCCTTCCGCGCCCTGTACGCGGACTGGGCGCGCGCCGCACGCGAGTGCGTCGCCGTCCTGCGGATGGAGGCGGGCTGCCGCCCCGACGACCGGACCCTGACCGCCCTGGTCGGTGAACTCAGTGTCCACGACGCTGACTTCCGCACCTGGTGGGCCGGCCACCAGGTGCGCGGGCCGAGGCAGCTCACCAAGACCTACCACCACCCGGTCGCGGGCACCGTGACCCTCGACGTTCAGCAGTTCTCCGTCGACACCCACCCCGACCAGCTGTTGGTGGCCTACACCGCGTCCGACTCCGCCTCCCAGGAAGCACTGCGCTTCCTTCTGCAGTGGACACCGACGGACCCGCCGTCCGTACCGCCGCGGAGGACGACCACGTCGCAGTGA